One Camelina sativa cultivar DH55 chromosome 3, Cs, whole genome shotgun sequence genomic window carries:
- the LOC104763147 gene encoding uncharacterized protein LOC104763147, giving the protein MCLPFRPVSKTHSFSSSSSTIATRMINCILLFAFIFLVYLLISASRLQSKTSIHAYFSSSDQDQSKSLTKINHIVFGLGSSTNSWPARREYVKLWWDAQKMRGCVFVDHPLSSSENHTDSDLLPPICISQDTSRFRYTWRGGDRNAIRIARCVLETVRLFNASSEEVRWYVFGDDDTIFIPENLARTLIDSRHLLLPNALRTQETFRPWGQSGYTFNTREIHPDPCQRPVTFYMQHVSSSRHNGTIESVYTQAYENCTYDPITSPRKIQEIRVFSKRLDLDIRQLKAPRRQCCEILPTSSTGGKVMEIGLRECKEDELIYMHP; this is encoded by the exons ATGTGTCTTCCATTTCGACCGGTATCCAAAACCCATtctttctcgtcttcttcttccactatCGCAACGCGTATGATAAATTGCATACTACTTTTCGCATTCATTTTCTTGGTCTACCTCCTCATCTCCGCCTCAAGGCTTCAATCTAAAACCTCAATTCATGCCTACTTCTCATCTTCTGATCAAGATCAATCCAAGAGCCTAACAAAAATCAACCACATCGTCTTTGGGTTAGGCTCAAGCACGAACTCTTGGCCTGCGCGTAGAGAATACGTTAAGCTTTGGTGGGATGCTCAGAAAATGAGAGGCTGCGTCTTCGTTGACCACCCCTTGTCGTCTTCGGAGAACCACACAGATTCTGATCTCCTTCCTCCGATTTGTATTTCCCAAGATACTTCTCGGTTCAG gTACACTTGGAGAGGTGGTGACAGAAACGCGATCCGAATTGCGCGGTGCGTTCTAGAAACTGTCAGGCTATTCAACGCTTCCTCAGAAGAGGTAAGATGGTACGTGTTTGGAGACGACGACACAATATTCATCCCAGAAAACCTCGCTCGAACGCTA ATTGATAGTAGGCATTTGTTATTACCGAATGCTTTGCGGACACAAGAGACGTTCCGGCCGTGGGGACAATCCGGATACACATTCAACACAAGAGAGATTCATCCTGATCCTTGCCAAAGACCTGTCACTTTCTACATGCAACATGTTTCTTCTAGTCGCCATAATGGAACCATTGAAAGTGTTTACACGCAAGCTTATGAGAATTGCACCTACGATCCCATTACGTCGCCTCGCAAAATCCAAGAGATTAGAGTGTTTTCAAAAAGACTCGATCTCGATATCAGACAA TTGAAGGCTCCCAGAAGGCAGTGTTGTGAAATTTTACCTACTTCTTCCACTGGTGGCAAAGTAATGGAAATTGGACTACGAGAGTGCAAAGAGGATGAGCTCATCTATATGCATCCCTAG
- the LOC104763152 gene encoding zinc finger protein CONSTANS-LIKE 12-like, protein MLRPGCLDIPKDSSYSGFNGYETKEDIENVFLNGFDVDEAVLKEYDPNEDLILTDQLIDELTKHNPETTSTKIISSSSSGMSSVIHKDYTIEALANASSQDYYINQMIDAKAKEESNNVAIFPNVLVQLDCGQSQLILTDEMLPWENQIPVERYTPEAREEAKKRYFEKKKKRKFGKQIRYESRKSTADTKRRMKGRFTKAGAEYDYDPGTS, encoded by the exons ATGCTTCGGCCCGGTTGTTTGGACATTCCTAAG GATAGTTCATACTCAGGCTTCAATGGCTACGAAACTAAAGAAGATATAGAAAATGTTTTTCTGAACGGTTTTGATGTCGACGAGGCGGTATTAAAAGAATATGACCCCAATGAAGATTTGATCCTAACTGATCAACTAATCGATGAATTAACGAAGCACAATCCAGAGACCACGTCGACCAAG attatatcatcttcatcatcggGTATGTCATCGGTTATACATAAAGATTACACCATTGAAGCTTTGGCTAATGCAAGCTCTCAAGATTACTATATAAATCAAATGATTGATGCAAAAGCAAAGGAAGAGTCCAATAATGTTGCAATATTCCCTAACGTTCTTGTTCAACTTGACTGTGGACAATCGCAGTTGATTCTAACCGATGAGATGTTACCATGGGAGAATCAAATACCTGTTGAAAGATATACTCCGGAAGCTCGAGAAGAGGCGAAGAAGAGATATttcgaaaagaagaagaaacgcaA GTTTGGGAAGCAAATTAGATATGAATCTCGAAAATCTACAGCTGATACGAAGAGACGAATGAAAGGAAGATTTACAAAAGCTGGTGCAGAGTATGATTATGACCCAGGCACGagctaa
- the LOC104763160 gene encoding uncharacterized protein LOC104763160 codes for MKEGNKTKTKGCFYVTIVVCIVLIVGLGIVAGYVGLQADIAQQNVKHNRVWMVECKAPSKTAFVLGIIALSCLAAAHVIANVIGCSTSNLSTPGVGVSAITNTIATQFYIICLVLNWIVGIAGAVLLAMGIWSNRESRSKCGFTNKYFLSFGAKVCFVHAIASVIYYLSSVVAK; via the exons atgAAAGAGGGAAACAAAACGAAGACGAAAGGATGCTTCTACGTTACAATAGTagtttgcattgttttgatCGTGGGCTTAGGCATCGTCGCTGGTTACGTCGGATTACAAGCCGATATTGCCcaacaaaat GTGAAGCACAATAGGGTGTGGATGGTCGAGTGTAAAGCTCCAAGCAAAACAGCTTTTGTGTTAGGGATTATAGCACTGTCATGTTTGGCAGCAGCTCATGTCATTGCCAATGTGATCGGATGCTCTACCTCCAATCTATCAACACCCGGCGTCGGCGTCAGCGCCATAACTAATACGATCGCTACACAGTTCTACATAATATGCCTTGTTCTCAACTG GATCGTAGGAATCGCTGGAGCGGTGTTACTTGCGATGGGGATATGGTCAAACAGAGAGTCAAGATCAAAATGTGGAttcacaaacaaatattttctatcttttGGAGCCAAGGTGTGTTTCGTTCATGCCATTGCCTCTGTCATTTATTACTTATCGTCTGTCGTAGCTAAATAA